The Vibrio astriarenae genome contains a region encoding:
- the suhB gene encoding inositol-1-monophosphatase — MHPMLNIAIRAARKAGNHIAKSLENADKIESTQKGTNDFVTNVDKEAEAIIIDTIKNSYPDHSIVAEENGLIEGKDKDAQWIIDPLDGTTNFVKGLPHFSVSIAVRLNGKTEVACVYDPIRNELFTAQRGAGAQLNNTRIRVKQLKDLQGTVLATGFPFKQKQHSESYLKILSSLFVDCSDFRRTGSAALDLCYVAAGRVDGFFELGLKPWDIAAGELIAREAGAIVTDFAGGTDYMKSGNVVASSARGVKGIIKHIRENGNEALLK, encoded by the coding sequence ATGCATCCTATGCTGAATATTGCTATTCGTGCAGCACGAAAAGCAGGTAACCATATCGCTAAATCACTAGAAAATGCTGACAAAATTGAATCTACACAAAAAGGTACGAACGACTTCGTAACTAACGTAGACAAAGAAGCAGAAGCCATCATCATCGATACGATCAAAAACTCGTACCCTGATCACTCTATCGTTGCTGAAGAAAACGGTCTTATTGAAGGCAAAGACAAAGATGCACAGTGGATCATCGACCCTCTGGATGGCACGACTAACTTCGTAAAAGGTCTGCCACACTTCTCTGTTTCTATCGCAGTACGCCTTAACGGTAAAACTGAGGTAGCGTGTGTTTACGATCCAATCCGTAACGAGCTATTTACCGCTCAACGTGGTGCTGGCGCTCAACTAAATAACACTCGTATCCGTGTTAAACAGCTTAAAGATCTTCAAGGTACTGTTCTAGCAACAGGTTTCCCATTCAAGCAGAAGCAACACAGCGAATCTTATCTAAAGATTCTGTCTTCTCTATTTGTAGACTGTTCAGACTTCCGTCGTACAGGTTCAGCGGCACTTGACCTGTGTTACGTAGCTGCAGGCCGTGTTGATGGCTTCTTTGAACTTGGCCTAAAACCTTGGGACATTGCCGCTGGTGAGCTAATCGCTCGTGAAGCTGGTGCTATCGTTACTGACTTTGCTGGCGGTACAGACTACATGAAGTCTGGCAATGTTGTTGCTTCAAGCGCTCGTGGCGTTAAAGGCATCATCAAGCACATTCGTGAAAACGGCAACGAAGCACTGCTTAAGTAA
- the trmJ gene encoding tRNA (cytosine(32)/uridine(32)-2'-O)-methyltransferase TrmJ yields MLDRVKIVLVGTSHAGNIGSAARAMKVMGLSNLVLVDPQCERDGQTTALAAGASDVAMNAEIVDTVEQAVADCSLVIGTSARSRTLDWPMVEPRECGEKLVQALANKDSEGSVAVVFGRERTGLTNDELQKCQYHLTIPANPEYSSLNLAMAVQTVSYEIRMAYLAMEQSQYAPAQQTEYPRYEQLEQFYSHLEKVLYDTHFIEKDKPQKVMDKLRRLFTRARPESQELNILRGVLTAIEKTNNLK; encoded by the coding sequence ATGTTAGACCGCGTTAAAATCGTTCTTGTAGGCACATCTCATGCAGGTAATATTGGCTCCGCAGCCAGAGCAATGAAGGTTATGGGACTATCAAACCTTGTACTTGTTGACCCCCAGTGTGAGAGAGATGGCCAGACAACGGCATTAGCTGCAGGAGCGAGTGACGTTGCGATGAACGCTGAAATTGTTGACACAGTAGAACAAGCTGTTGCTGATTGCTCGTTAGTGATTGGTACCAGTGCACGCTCAAGGACGTTAGATTGGCCAATGGTTGAGCCACGCGAGTGTGGCGAAAAATTGGTCCAAGCCCTGGCTAACAAGGATAGCGAAGGTTCTGTTGCCGTCGTCTTTGGCCGTGAGCGCACAGGGCTAACAAATGATGAGCTGCAGAAATGTCAGTACCACCTGACAATACCAGCTAACCCTGAATACAGCTCTTTGAACTTGGCGATGGCAGTACAAACCGTTTCTTACGAAATTCGTATGGCATATTTGGCAATGGAGCAGAGTCAATACGCACCAGCACAGCAAACGGAATACCCTCGCTATGAACAGTTAGAACAATTCTATTCACACCTTGAAAAAGTCCTGTACGATACCCACTTTATTGAGAAGGATAAGCCGCAGAAGGTGATGGACAAATTGCGTCGCCTGTTTACTCGCGCGCGTCCTGAATCTCAAGAGCTGAACATTCTTCGTGGTGTACTTACTGCGATAGAGAAAACAAATAATTTGAAATAG
- the iscR gene encoding Fe-S cluster assembly transcriptional regulator IscR produces MRLTSKGRYAVTAMLDVALHSQQNPVPLADISERQGISLSYLEQLFSKLRKAGLVASVRGPGGGYRLGAEANTISIGTVISAVDESVDATKCNGKGDCQGGTRCLTHTLWRDLSARISDFLNNITLGQLMKDNEVLEISDKQDIDLALNHSLTHSGSSLSSIGVDVRS; encoded by the coding sequence ATGAGATTAACATCGAAAGGACGATATGCAGTGACAGCCATGCTCGATGTGGCTCTTCATTCACAGCAGAACCCCGTTCCTTTGGCTGATATTTCAGAGCGACAAGGGATTTCGCTTTCGTATCTTGAACAGCTTTTTTCTAAGTTGAGAAAAGCCGGTCTTGTCGCGAGTGTAAGAGGCCCTGGCGGTGGTTACCGTTTGGGAGCTGAAGCAAATACAATATCAATTGGTACCGTGATCTCTGCTGTTGATGAGTCCGTAGATGCGACTAAATGCAACGGTAAAGGTGATTGTCAGGGCGGAACTCGCTGCCTGACACATACGTTATGGCGTGACCTGAGTGCACGAATCTCAGATTTCCTCAATAACATCACATTGGGCCAATTGATGAAGGACAACGAAGTCCTAGAGATCTCTGATAAGCAAGATATCGATCTTGCGCTAAATCATAGCCTTACACACAGTGGCTCGAGCTTATCTTCAATTGGCGTTGACGTTCGCTCATAG
- a CDS encoding IscS subfamily cysteine desulfurase has protein sequence MKLPIYLDYSATCPVDPRVAEKMVQYMTMDGTFGNPASRSHRYGWQAEEAVDTAREQIADLLNADPREIVFTSGATESDNLAIKGAAHFYSKKGKHVITVKTEHKAVLDPCRQLEREGFEVTYLEPESNGIVDLNKLEAAMREDTVLVSIMHVNNEIGVVQDIASIGELCRSRKIIFHVDAAQSAGKLPIDVQEMKVDLISLSAHKAYGPKGIGALYVRRKPRIRLEAQMHGGGHERGFRSGTLPTHQIVGMGEAFRVAKEDMQKDYDHAMALRNRLLDGVKDLEAVTVNGDLDQRVPHNLNVSFAFVEGESLLMSLKDLAVSSGSACTSASLEPSYVLRALGLDDELAHSSVRFSFGRFTTEEEVDYAIEQIRTAVTKLRDMSPLWDMYKEGIDLSTVEWAHH, from the coding sequence ATGAAACTGCCTATTTATCTTGATTACTCAGCAACTTGCCCAGTCGATCCGCGAGTTGCAGAAAAAATGGTTCAGTACATGACTATGGACGGGACGTTTGGTAACCCTGCGTCACGTTCACACCGTTATGGTTGGCAAGCGGAAGAAGCGGTGGACACTGCTCGAGAGCAAATTGCTGACCTATTAAATGCAGACCCACGTGAGATTGTTTTCACCTCGGGTGCAACAGAGTCAGACAACCTAGCGATCAAGGGTGCAGCACACTTCTACTCAAAGAAAGGCAAGCACGTTATTACGGTCAAAACTGAGCACAAAGCGGTTTTGGACCCATGTCGTCAACTTGAGCGTGAAGGTTTTGAAGTCACTTACCTTGAGCCAGAATCAAATGGTATTGTCGACTTAAACAAACTTGAAGCAGCAATGCGTGAAGACACAGTATTGGTGTCTATCATGCACGTTAATAACGAAATTGGTGTGGTTCAAGACATCGCATCTATCGGAGAGCTTTGCCGCTCACGTAAGATTATTTTCCATGTCGATGCTGCTCAGTCAGCAGGTAAGTTGCCAATCGATGTGCAAGAAATGAAAGTGGATCTGATTTCACTATCGGCGCACAAGGCATACGGTCCAAAAGGTATCGGTGCACTTTACGTACGTCGTAAGCCTCGTATTCGTCTTGAGGCTCAGATGCACGGTGGCGGCCACGAGCGTGGTTTCCGTTCAGGTACGTTACCTACGCACCAAATCGTTGGTATGGGTGAAGCTTTCCGCGTCGCTAAAGAAGACATGCAAAAAGATTACGACCACGCAATGGCGCTACGTAATCGCTTGCTAGACGGTGTGAAAGATCTTGAGGCCGTAACAGTAAATGGTGATTTAGACCAACGCGTACCGCACAACTTGAACGTAAGTTTTGCCTTTGTTGAAGGTGAGTCATTGCTCATGTCTCTTAAAGACCTAGCAGTGTCATCAGGCAGTGCATGTACGTCTGCAAGCTTGGAGCCTTCTTACGTATTACGTGCATTAGGCCTAGATGATGAGCTTGCGCACAGCTCAGTTCGTTTCTCTTTTGGTCGCTTTACGACAGAAGAAGAGGTGGACTATGCAATTGAACAAATTCGTACTGCAGTAACTAAACTGCGCGACATGTCTCCTCTATGGGATATGTACAAAGAAGGGATTGATTTGAGCACCGTTGAGTGGGCACACCACTAA
- the iscU gene encoding Fe-S cluster assembly scaffold IscU: MAYSEKVIDHYENPRNVGSFDKEDPNVGSGMVGAPACGDVMKLQIKVTPEGIIEDAKFKTYGCGSAIASSSLVTEWVKGKSIDEAAAIKNAEIAEELELPPVKVHCSILAEDAIKAAVADYKKKHDQ; encoded by the coding sequence ATGGCATATAGCGAAAAAGTAATTGATCACTATGAAAACCCACGTAACGTAGGCTCTTTCGATAAAGAAGATCCAAATGTGGGTAGTGGTATGGTTGGTGCACCTGCATGTGGTGACGTGATGAAACTTCAGATCAAAGTAACACCAGAAGGTATTATTGAAGATGCGAAGTTCAAAACGTACGGCTGTGGCAGTGCTATCGCTTCTAGCTCACTGGTTACAGAGTGGGTTAAAGGTAAGTCAATCGATGAAGCGGCAGCAATTAAAAACGCTGAAATTGCAGAAGAGCTTGAGCTTCCACCAGTAAAAGTTCACTGCTCTATTCTTGCTGAAGATGCAATCAAGGCAGCTGTTGCTGATTACAAAAAAAAGCACGACCAATAA